In Archangium violaceum, the following are encoded in one genomic region:
- a CDS encoding TonB-dependent receptor plug domain-containing protein codes for MILPLVTAALLAGQPLDPQQPGNPAPAETPGISEPAPLPPAPPAPPEPEETDRRKQTVVTASRTERKLEDVVLATEVITRGQIEATGARDLGQLLQQHPGVELVHTFRGTGLRLQGMDPEYVLILVDGERVSGRVGTTLDLGRFSLRDVERVEIVKGPAAALYGADAIGGVVNLITRRVQRPLEASARGSFGMLLEGDVRAHAGTKQGPFEVRVGGGYRTRDPYDWQPTDAATSGAGLRRFDGDLALAWSPDDDSRLWLRGQYNRRDENAVDLNPSGAVLDRRQRQEQFDVSLGGRKQLPSDTSLLVRGHFGLFREQLLQDQRGSRALDDYSQNITRLYEGVVQADHRLGNHALTGGVELLGERLTSARLEESPVARLRGGAFVQDEWDVALSSDAAGPRLKVAPGFRFDLDSQFGGAPSPRLALKLDPSPALTVRASVGLGFRPPSFQELYLRFSNQGVGYIVAGNRELSPERSAAVNVGVDWRPPLDGWLFSASGFHTRLTNLINITAGGTPNPDNPVTFSYENVARAYTQGVELNGRIRLPVRSTYLDLGYMLLDAKDLTRDRPLEGRARHRVNAQLSTRYRPLNLEATVRGSWVSGRPYYLGTEGGMANVIGYGDDSSVWAPSYFDLEAQVSYALKGGFEVFVNGYNLLNAGDQQFNPRPPRGVLGGVQWEY; via the coding sequence GTGATTCTCCCCCTGGTGACGGCGGCCCTCCTGGCGGGTCAGCCGCTCGACCCGCAGCAGCCCGGCAACCCGGCCCCCGCCGAGACGCCGGGCATTTCCGAGCCAGCTCCCCTTCCCCCTGCCCCACCAGCTCCTCCCGAGCCCGAGGAGACGGATCGGCGCAAGCAGACGGTCGTCACGGCCTCGCGCACGGAGCGAAAGCTCGAGGACGTGGTCTTGGCCACCGAGGTCATCACGCGCGGGCAGATCGAAGCCACCGGAGCGAGGGACCTGGGCCAGCTCCTGCAACAGCACCCGGGCGTCGAGCTCGTGCACACCTTCCGGGGCACGGGCCTGCGCTTGCAGGGGATGGATCCCGAGTACGTGCTCATCCTCGTGGATGGCGAGCGCGTGAGCGGGCGGGTGGGAACCACGTTGGACCTGGGGCGCTTCAGCCTGCGCGATGTGGAGCGCGTGGAGATCGTCAAGGGACCGGCGGCGGCGCTCTACGGGGCGGATGCCATTGGCGGCGTGGTGAACCTCATCACCCGGCGGGTGCAGCGACCCCTGGAGGCGAGCGCCCGGGGCTCGTTCGGCATGCTGCTGGAGGGCGATGTCCGCGCGCACGCGGGCACGAAGCAGGGCCCCTTCGAGGTGCGCGTGGGCGGTGGCTACCGCACCCGCGACCCCTACGACTGGCAACCCACCGACGCGGCGACGAGCGGCGCGGGGCTGCGCCGATTCGACGGTGACCTGGCCCTCGCCTGGTCGCCGGATGACGATTCCCGCCTGTGGCTGCGCGGCCAGTACAACCGCCGCGACGAGAACGCCGTCGATCTCAACCCCTCGGGCGCCGTGCTCGACCGCCGCCAGCGGCAGGAGCAGTTCGACGTCTCGCTCGGTGGCCGCAAGCAACTTCCCTCGGACACCTCGCTGCTCGTCCGGGGCCACTTCGGCCTGTTCCGCGAGCAGCTCCTCCAGGACCAGCGCGGCTCGCGGGCGCTCGATGACTACTCGCAGAACATCACCCGGCTCTACGAGGGCGTCGTCCAGGCGGACCACCGCCTCGGCAATCACGCGCTGACCGGGGGCGTCGAGCTGCTCGGCGAGCGCCTCACCTCGGCGCGGCTCGAGGAGAGCCCGGTGGCCCGCCTCCGGGGTGGAGCCTTCGTGCAGGACGAGTGGGACGTGGCGCTGTCCTCGGACGCCGCGGGGCCCAGGCTGAAGGTGGCACCGGGCTTCCGCTTCGACCTGGACTCGCAGTTCGGCGGAGCCCCCTCGCCCCGGCTGGCGCTCAAGCTGGACCCGAGCCCGGCCCTGACGGTGCGTGCCTCGGTGGGACTCGGGTTCCGCCCGCCGTCCTTCCAGGAGCTGTACCTGCGCTTCTCCAACCAGGGGGTGGGCTACATCGTCGCGGGCAACCGCGAGCTGTCGCCCGAGCGCTCGGCGGCGGTGAACGTCGGCGTGGACTGGCGCCCGCCCCTCGACGGCTGGCTCTTCTCCGCGAGCGGCTTCCACACCCGGCTCACCAACCTCATCAACATCACCGCTGGAGGCACGCCCAACCCGGACAACCCGGTGACCTTCAGCTACGAGAACGTGGCCAGGGCGTACACGCAGGGCGTCGAGCTCAACGGCCGCATCCGCCTGCCCGTGCGCTCGACGTACCTCGACCTGGGATACATGCTGCTCGACGCGAAGGATCTCACGCGAGACCGTCCGTTGGAGGGCCGGGCCCGGCACCGCGTCAACGCGCAGCTCTCCACCCGCTACCGCCCGTTGAACCTGGAGGCCACCGTGCGCGGCTCGTGGGTGAGCGGCCGGCCGTACTACCTGGGCACGGAGGGCGGCATGGCCAACGTCATCGGTTACGGCGACGACAGCAGCGTGTGGGCGCCCTCGTACTTCGACCTGGAGGCCCAGGTCTCCTACGCGCTGAAGGGCGGGTTCGAGGTCTTCGTCAACGGCTACAACCTGCTCAACGCGGGCGACCAGCAGTTCAACCCGAGGCCTCCGCGCGGCGTGCTGGGCGGAGTCCAGTGGGAGTACTGA
- a CDS encoding HmuY family protein has protein sequence MRRTLLLLGLGMAGCAPDLREDYPFDGQATSGQLVTVTPREDGGNHALIDATNKSALVYFDIDEGREMKTDEALETNGWDLAFQRYTVTMNGGGGNPTGKVRVAVLEGQGWDALTTAPAEGYQQDASEPVFNGVHGGWYTYDLVKHRLVTRDELLYVVQSSAGHYFKLQMLSYYDDTGTPARLALRYQPLQAPTTGP, from the coding sequence ATGCGAAGGACGCTGCTGCTGCTGGGGCTCGGGATGGCGGGCTGTGCCCCGGACCTGCGCGAGGACTACCCGTTCGACGGCCAGGCCACCTCCGGGCAGCTCGTGACGGTGACACCGCGGGAGGACGGGGGCAACCACGCCCTCATCGACGCGACCAACAAGTCGGCCCTGGTCTACTTCGACATCGACGAGGGCCGGGAGATGAAGACCGACGAGGCGCTCGAGACCAACGGCTGGGACCTGGCCTTCCAGCGATACACCGTCACGATGAACGGCGGGGGTGGCAACCCGACCGGCAAGGTGCGGGTGGCGGTGCTCGAGGGCCAGGGCTGGGACGCGCTCACCACGGCCCCCGCCGAGGGCTACCAGCAGGACGCCTCCGAGCCGGTGTTCAACGGCGTCCACGGCGGCTGGTACACCTACGATCTCGTCAAGCACCGGCTCGTCACCCGCGACGAGCTGCTGTACGTGGTCCAGAGCAGCGCCGGGCACTACTTCAAGCTCCAGATGCTCTCGTACTACGACGACACGGGCACCCCGGCGCGTCTGGCATTGCGCTACCAACCACTCCAGGCGCCTACCACGGGACCCTGA